The following are encoded together in the Phocoena sinus isolate mPhoSin1 chromosome 11, mPhoSin1.pri, whole genome shotgun sequence genome:
- the RTP3 gene encoding receptor-transporting protein 3 encodes MSPVQGHKGRVGLNPCSLKQETSCPAPDPSEPGRHCRTQLTGTAAMRQDREVWKQVFQELIREVKPWHTWKLTLDKSLLPNILKPGWTQYQQWTCARFQCSSCSRNWASAQVQVLFHMHWSEGESRGQVKMRVFAQRCQKCSQPSFEVPKFTEENISRILTNLVLQILKKCYREGFTFVEIPMIKEISLEGPHDSDNCEACLQGFCVQSELGLAMWSPISPSPPTISSPILGITTEIPSPTRSSTGGDAVKKKKVLPRQSFPETTQAESLPISCSPRANTNFQAERRDQNSLNNCTFYSHTAQHTRSLGMSCCCCLMLIIIIVIVVKTTI; translated from the exons ATGAGCCCAGTCCAGGGACATAAAGGGAGAGTGGGTCTGAACCCTTGCTCTCTAAAGCAGGAAACCTCATGTCCTGCTCCAGATCCGTCAGAGCCCGGGAGACACTGTCGTACCCAGCTCACGGGGACAGCAGCGATGCGTCAGGACAGGGAGGTGTGGAAGCAGGTGTTCCAGGAATTAATCCGGGAGGTGAAACCATGGCACACATGGAAACTGACACTAGACAAAAGCCTTCTTCCTAACATCCTGAAGCCAGGGTGGACACAATACCAGCAGTGGACCTGTGCCAG GTTCCAGTGCTCCTCATGCTCTCGAAATTGGGCCTCTGCCCAAGTTCAGGTCCTTTTCCACATGCACTGGAGTGAGGGGGAATCCAGGGGCCAGGTGAAGATGAGGGTCTTTGCCCAGAGATGTCAAAAGTGCTCCCAGCCTTCGTTTGAGGTCCCCAAGTTCACAGAAGAGAACATCTCAAGGATCCTGACCAACCTGGTGTTGCAAATTCTGAAGAAATGCTATAGAGAAGGATTTACGTTCGTGGAGATTCCTATGATCAAGGAAATCTCTCTTGAAGGGCCACATGACAGTGACAATTGCGAGGCATGTCTGCAGGGCTTTTGCGTGCAGAGTGAGTTAGGTCTGGCCATGTGGTCACCAATATCCCCATCACCTCCCACAATAAGCTCACCCATCCTCGGGATCACCACCGAAATACCTTCTCCCACGAGGAGTAGCACCGGAGGGGatgcagtgaagaaaaagaaggtaTTACCCAGACAGTCGTTTCCTGAGACCACACAAGCTGAGAGCCTCCCCATTTCCTGCAGCCCGAGAGCAAACACCAacttccaggcagagagaagagaccAGAACTCCTTAAACAACTGCACTTTCTATTCCCACACAGCCCAGCATACCAGGAGCTTAGGCatgagctgctgctgctgtctcATGCTAATAATCATCATTGTAATTGTGGTAAAAACCACTATCTGA